The Paenibacillus macerans genome includes a window with the following:
- the iolE gene encoding myo-inosose-2 dehydratase: MAAQNAIKWGIAPIGWRNDDIPEIGKNNNLQQILSDIVVAKFEGTEAGGFFPEPEVLNKELKLRNLRIAGKWFSSFIIRDDVEQTARDFAEHCAYLKAVNADVAVVSEQTYSVQGTDKNVFKEKPEFTDAEWTRLCEGLNALGEAADKYGLKLVYHHHMGTGVQTKAEVDRLMAGTDSKLVHLLYDTGHIYVSDGDYLSLLEAHIKRIAHVHFKDVRPEILEKCRAEGKSFLQSFLAGMFTVPGDGLIDFAEVYSFLMQSGYQGWIVIEAEQDPEIANPLEYALIARDYLDSYVLKA; the protein is encoded by the coding sequence ATGGCAGCCCAAAATGCAATCAAATGGGGCATAGCGCCCATAGGTTGGAGAAACGACGATATTCCCGAAATCGGCAAGAACAACAATCTGCAGCAAATTTTAAGCGACATCGTTGTGGCAAAATTCGAAGGAACGGAAGCGGGAGGCTTTTTCCCCGAGCCCGAGGTGTTGAACAAGGAGCTGAAGCTGCGGAATTTGCGCATTGCGGGAAAATGGTTCAGCAGTTTCATCATCCGTGACGATGTTGAGCAGACCGCGCGGGATTTCGCCGAACATTGCGCCTATTTGAAAGCGGTTAACGCGGATGTCGCCGTCGTCTCGGAGCAAACGTACAGTGTGCAGGGAACGGACAAAAATGTATTTAAAGAGAAGCCGGAATTTACGGACGCAGAATGGACGCGGCTTTGCGAAGGCTTAAACGCTCTGGGGGAAGCAGCCGATAAATACGGACTAAAGCTGGTTTATCACCATCATATGGGGACCGGGGTGCAAACCAAAGCAGAGGTGGACCGGCTGATGGCCGGCACCGATTCCAAGCTTGTTCATTTGCTCTATGATACGGGCCATATTTATGTCTCGGATGGCGATTATCTGTCACTGCTGGAGGCGCATATAAAGCGGATTGCCCATGTCCATTTCAAAGATGTGCGGCCGGAAATATTGGAAAAATGCCGAGCGGAAGGAAAATCGTTTCTGCAATCCTTTCTGGCGGGGATGTTTACCGTTCCGGGTGACGGGTTGATCGATTTTGCGGAAGTATACTCCTTTCTGATGCAGAGCGGTTATCAAGGCTGGATTGTGATTGAAGCCGAGCAGGATCCGGAGATTGCCAATCCGCTGGAATACGCCTTAATCGCCCGGGACTATCTCGATTCCTACGTATTGAAAGCGTAA
- a CDS encoding AI-2E family transporter — MISAVLVPLLLAGFFYYLLRPAVDFLERRKVKRTLAILLLYVVMLIVAVAFIVGVWPPLQTQMVNLLQNVPNLLDMLNVKLNELAENQQLSFLHLEEIDFSKVTEYLGNGVTLLANSITGLVSLLSNFAIALFTFPIILYYLLKDGQRFGVTLAKMFPRRYRGEALRTVREIDNVLNNYIVGRVIVNVALGILMLIGFWILGLPYALLLTVIAVIMNFVPIFGAIISAIPIVLIGLIESPYVGIWSLVIILAAQQIQDNLISPYVFGKTLDIHPVTTILLILGSGKIFGIIGMLLIVPIYMILKILWKKLFRLLIKQQNRKKSGTVEKT; from the coding sequence ATGATAAGCGCGGTCCTGGTTCCGCTGCTGCTCGCCGGATTTTTTTACTATTTGCTGCGGCCGGCGGTGGATTTTCTGGAACGGCGCAAGGTCAAGCGGACATTGGCTATTCTGCTGCTGTATGTGGTTATGCTGATCGTCGCCGTCGCGTTTATCGTGGGGGTATGGCCGCCTTTGCAAACCCAAATGGTTAATCTGCTGCAAAACGTTCCAAACTTGCTCGACATGCTGAATGTCAAGCTGAACGAGCTGGCGGAGAATCAGCAGCTATCCTTTTTGCATCTGGAAGAAATTGATTTCTCCAAAGTGACCGAATATCTGGGCAATGGCGTCACGTTGCTGGCCAATTCCATTACCGGCCTTGTTTCGCTGCTTTCCAATTTTGCGATCGCCTTGTTCACGTTTCCGATCATTCTGTATTACTTGCTCAAGGATGGTCAGCGCTTCGGAGTAACTTTGGCGAAGATGTTTCCGCGGCGCTATCGCGGAGAAGCGTTGAGAACGGTCCGCGAAATCGACAATGTGCTAAACAATTATATCGTCGGCCGGGTTATCGTCAACGTAGCGCTGGGAATTTTGATGCTTATCGGATTTTGGATTTTGGGGCTTCCGTATGCCTTGTTGCTGACGGTCATCGCGGTTATTATGAATTTCGTCCCGATTTTCGGGGCCATCATCTCCGCCATTCCTATTGTGCTTATCGGCTTGATCGAGTCTCCGTACGTCGGAATCTGGTCGCTGGTGATCATCCTGGCGGCGCAGCAAATTCAGGATAACCTGATCTCGCCTTACGTGTTCGGCAAAACGCTGGATATCCATCCGGTGACGACCATTCTGCTCATCCTGGGCAGCGGCAAAATATTTGGCATCATCGGCATGCTGCTGATCGTACCTATATATATGATCCTCAAAATATTATGGAAGAAACTGTTCCGGCTGTTGATCAAGCAGCAGAATCGGAAAAAATCCGGGACGGTGGAGAAGACATAG
- a CDS encoding sensor histidine kinase, with the protein MFGKRNSEDVESPLTDSINELFVSRFPVLLWVLMVFISSLTIQNLGEPRIVNSLLFSAGIVAHICLHWNSYRITKKHPWLYFLVQGLLIAICAYLMPQKGTFPVLIGLFPVLIGQSVGLYNQKRKILLTALFCMLLFFYCVLRAGSLDEIIGLSLMFVFMMIIVMAYALLFFRQVHARLRTQNFLRDLEKAHRKVEELTLANERQRMARDLHDTLAQGLAGLIMQLEAVDAFMAQGNTDRSRDIVKKAMEQARRTLADARRAIDDLRVKSGPDVDFKEAVADEVRRFIQATGIQTFLDIKVTRRLSGKMTEHSLQIISECLTNVTKHAKADKVWVTVSDANNRLFVEIRDNGTGFNTEMLGKQPGRYGILGMQERARLIGGEFHIFSGAEGTKVQMEASMLEGETV; encoded by the coding sequence ATGTTCGGTAAAAGAAATTCGGAAGATGTAGAGTCGCCTCTGACAGACTCGATTAATGAATTGTTCGTATCCAGGTTCCCGGTATTGCTTTGGGTGTTGATGGTATTTATAAGCTCGTTGACAATACAAAATCTGGGCGAACCTCGTATCGTTAATAGTTTGTTATTTAGCGCGGGCATTGTGGCTCACATCTGCCTGCACTGGAATTCGTACCGCATTACCAAAAAACATCCCTGGCTGTATTTTTTAGTGCAGGGGTTGTTGATTGCGATATGCGCCTACTTGATGCCGCAAAAAGGCACTTTTCCCGTTTTAATAGGTTTGTTTCCCGTGCTGATCGGGCAAAGCGTGGGCTTGTATAATCAAAAGCGAAAAATACTCCTGACGGCTCTGTTCTGCATGCTGCTGTTTTTTTATTGCGTTCTGCGTGCGGGCAGTCTGGATGAAATCATCGGTTTGTCGCTAATGTTTGTCTTCATGATGATCATCGTTATGGCGTATGCGCTGCTCTTTTTTAGACAAGTTCATGCGCGCCTCAGGACGCAAAATTTTTTGCGCGACCTGGAGAAGGCACATCGGAAAGTTGAAGAATTGACCCTTGCCAATGAACGGCAGCGTATGGCTCGCGATCTCCACGATACACTGGCCCAGGGCTTGGCAGGCCTGATCATGCAGTTGGAGGCCGTCGACGCTTTTATGGCCCAGGGAAACACGGACCGGTCGCGGGATATTGTCAAGAAAGCGATGGAGCAGGCGCGGCGAACTTTGGCCGATGCCCGCCGGGCGATCGACGACTTGCGGGTCAAATCGGGCCCTGACGTCGATTTCAAAGAGGCGGTGGCTGATGAGGTCCGGCGTTTTATCCAGGCTACAGGGATTCAGACATTTTTGGATATAAAAGTCACCCGGCGCTTGTCGGGAAAAATGACCGAACATAGTCTGCAGATCATTAGCGAGTGCTTGACCAATGTGACCAAACATGCCAAGGCCGATAAAGTATGGGTAACGGTGTCCGATGCGAATAACCGGTTGTTTGTTGAAATTAGAGATAACGGGACAGGTTTTAACACGGAGATGCTCGGCAAGCAACCGGGGCGCTACGGCATATTGGGGATGCAGGAGCGCGCCAGGCTGATCGGGGGAGAATTTCATATTTTTAGCGGTGCGGAAGGCACAAAAGTTCAAATGGAGGCTTCAATGCTTGAAGGAGAAACAGTATGA
- a CDS encoding sugar phosphate isomerase/epimerase family protein, with protein sequence MKIGFNEGCNRFCQDHSVLKDLEYCEKHGFDYIDIQSECLNRDLEAGKYTLEDLSAWFRDPAHKLKMLSYNALIFFNMKQTQAEKAAVMEELDEIIRRCNMLDCKMIVVIPSMDLPVHATVDEIKADAVAVLKEMVKKVEPHGIKLSIEFCGAPSMSINRFEDAYAIAQAVDSPLVGITLDQYHFHAMASSFEALEKADGSKIFVWHLNGSENMPCGAPYNTDEKRLWPGEPGDCRLSGPPALCRYVEENRV encoded by the coding sequence ATGAAAATAGGCTTCAACGAAGGCTGCAACCGGTTTTGCCAGGATCACTCGGTGCTGAAGGATCTGGAATATTGCGAAAAACACGGGTTCGACTATATCGATATTCAGTCCGAATGCTTGAACCGTGATCTGGAGGCCGGAAAATACACGCTTGAGGATTTGAGCGCCTGGTTCAGAGACCCTGCCCACAAGCTGAAAATGCTGTCGTACAACGCGCTGATTTTCTTTAATATGAAGCAAACGCAGGCGGAAAAGGCTGCGGTTATGGAAGAACTGGACGAAATCATCCGCCGCTGCAACATGCTGGACTGCAAAATGATCGTCGTCATTCCGTCGATGGATTTGCCGGTTCACGCCACAGTGGATGAAATCAAAGCGGACGCGGTTGCCGTGCTCAAGGAAATGGTGAAAAAGGTTGAACCGCACGGCATCAAGCTGTCGATCGAATTCTGCGGCGCGCCTTCCATGTCGATCAACCGTTTCGAGGACGCTTACGCTATCGCGCAGGCGGTTGATTCTCCGCTGGTGGGCATCACGCTGGATCAATACCATTTCCATGCCATGGCCTCCAGTTTTGAAGCGCTGGAAAAGGCGGACGGCAGTAAAATTTTTGTCTGGCATTTAAACGGTTCGGAAAATATGCCTTGCGGAGCCCCGTACAATACCGACGAGAAGCGGCTGTGGCCGGGCGAGCCCGGCGATTGTCGATTGTCTGGACCACCGGCGTTATGCCGATACGTTGAAGAAAATCGGGTTTGA
- the iolB gene encoding 5-deoxy-glucuronate isomerase produces the protein MTSPLLRKPNLVQEGGVAIVHQLLTEDTMLKYVGFKMIDLKAKARYEETLTDRECCIVALSGRITVTEGEHRFAGIGTRERVFEKTPTDSVFVSGGKRFSLEAVTAATVALCYAPSLQQLPTRWIKAGDVSVERRGKYQNQRTVHNILPDNDPSASSLLVVEVYTEGGNFSSYPPHKHDQDRLPEESFLEETYYHEVEPRAGFVFQRVYTDDRSLDETMSVEHRDVVLVPAGYHPVGVPDGYTSYYLNVMAGPKRIWKFRNDPDHEWILGRK, from the coding sequence GTGACCAGTCCTTTACTGCGTAAACCGAATTTAGTTCAAGAAGGCGGTGTCGCCATCGTCCACCAGCTATTGACCGAAGACACCATGTTAAAATATGTCGGCTTCAAAATGATTGATCTCAAGGCGAAGGCGCGTTACGAGGAAACGCTGACGGATCGGGAATGCTGCATCGTCGCGCTGTCGGGCCGGATTACGGTGACTGAAGGCGAACATCGTTTTGCGGGGATCGGGACAAGGGAGCGCGTATTCGAGAAAACGCCGACCGACAGCGTGTTTGTCTCCGGCGGCAAGCGGTTCAGTCTTGAAGCGGTGACGGCTGCAACCGTCGCCCTGTGTTATGCTCCTTCCCTGCAGCAGCTTCCGACCCGCTGGATTAAAGCCGGGGACGTAAGCGTGGAGCGCCGGGGCAAATACCAGAACCAACGTACGGTGCACAACATTTTGCCTGACAACGATCCTTCAGCCAGCAGCTTGCTTGTGGTGGAGGTGTACACAGAGGGTGGAAATTTCTCGAGTTATCCCCCGCACAAGCATGACCAGGATCGTCTTCCGGAGGAATCGTTTCTGGAAGAAACGTATTATCACGAAGTGGAACCCCGTGCCGGATTTGTTTTTCAAAGAGTGTACACGGACGACCGCAGTTTGGATGAAACGATGTCCGTAGAGCATCGGGATGTGGTGCTTGTACCTGCAGGGTATCATCCGGTGGGCGTACCGGACGGATATACATCCTACTACTTGAACGTCATGGCAGGGCCCAAGCGGATCTGGAAATTCCGCAACGACCCGGATCATGAGTGGATTTTGGGACGGAAATAA
- a CDS encoding DeoR/GlpR family DNA-binding transcription regulator, with the protein MIKSQRINQIKEYVFEHESVSLEELVKHFNVSKNTIRRDIQTLVEAGILKKVYGGVSVNHSALVVFNERRDQNLTKKQEIGKLASQFVEDGEVIFVDSGTTTLELLPYIHHKQLTIISNNFDFIHQAKAYPSLAIFSTGGMLERKTNSFVGFQSIEFLKKYNINKAFLASTGITLTNGVTNSSPLETEVKSTIVEKSAKVYLMIDDSKFDKYGITTYCSLSDIDYLITNSMPDESYQQYALEHGITIVTP; encoded by the coding sequence ATGATCAAATCGCAACGAATAAATCAAATTAAAGAATATGTCTTTGAGCATGAGTCGGTATCTTTGGAGGAACTGGTCAAGCACTTTAACGTTTCAAAGAACACGATCCGCAGGGATATCCAGACCCTTGTCGAAGCGGGGATTCTGAAGAAAGTTTACGGAGGAGTATCCGTCAACCACTCCGCACTCGTTGTCTTTAACGAACGAAGAGATCAAAACTTGACCAAAAAGCAGGAGATCGGGAAGCTGGCTTCCCAGTTTGTGGAGGATGGGGAGGTAATTTTTGTCGACTCGGGGACTACAACCCTCGAGCTTCTTCCTTACATTCATCACAAGCAGCTTACGATTATTTCCAACAACTTTGACTTTATTCACCAAGCCAAAGCGTATCCTTCCTTGGCCATCTTCTCCACAGGCGGCATGCTTGAACGCAAGACGAATTCTTTTGTCGGTTTTCAGAGCATTGAATTCCTTAAAAAATATAACATCAACAAAGCTTTCCTCGCTTCCACCGGCATCACCCTAACCAACGGAGTGACCAACTCGTCGCCGCTCGAGACCGAGGTAAAAAGTACAATCGTGGAGAAAAGCGCAAAAGTTTATTTGATGATTGACGACAGCAAATTTGACAAATACGGCATCACCACGTACTGCTCCTTAAGCGACATTGATTACCTGATCACCAACAGCATGCCGGATGAGAGTTATCAACAATACGCTCTAGAACACGGCATTACGATTGTCACGCCATAA
- a CDS encoding helix-turn-helix domain-containing protein, whose product MGYDYSLIGKRIKRAREGRGLTQEVLAEKLDVSNAYISKIERGKTAINLDRLSQICVVLEESPEYILSGTNIQGKDYLRHEIIELLEDCSPEKIQLIMQVIKPIVHFKENDSPET is encoded by the coding sequence ATGGGTTACGATTATTCGCTAATTGGCAAAAGAATCAAGCGGGCCAGAGAGGGACGAGGATTAACGCAGGAAGTGCTGGCCGAAAAATTGGATGTCTCCAACGCCTATATAAGCAAAATTGAACGGGGCAAAACGGCCATCAACCTGGACAGATTGTCCCAGATCTGCGTCGTTCTTGAGGAATCGCCCGAATATATTCTGAGCGGCACGAACATTCAGGGAAAGGACTATCTCCGGCATGAGATTATCGAGCTGCTGGAGGATTGTTCTCCCGAGAAGATCCAATTGATTATGCAAGTAATCAAGCCGATCGTGCACTTTAAGGAAAACGATTCGCCCGAGACCTGA
- a CDS encoding transposase — protein MEVNTGTELQSFSSRFNSEQDCMEALIAMKWPSGFVCPRCAHTRCSRLTSRHIPLFECGKCKHQASPLVGTIFEGTHLPLLKWFEALDLFLLEGGISALRLRQVIRVAYKTAWSMLHKIRHAVGEFDARELLSGDVKVNSDQYGRNPSRCQLSHPYASAVVAGCTVTESGEPEQVKIRLVPNKRGGEKRANRHDLTAFISGHVDVRTSAVQLFPQAFRLYAPLRRVVREAWESLKSTYGALGLKHLQAYLNEYTGRRRLRLQGGLPGAEETMRPKLLRMCVAIPAIPYRRLIARQPNQPLAVAA, from the coding sequence ATGGAAGTCAATACGGGAACGGAACTTCAATCATTCAGCAGTCGTTTTAACAGCGAGCAGGACTGCATGGAGGCGCTAATCGCGATGAAGTGGCCCAGCGGCTTCGTCTGCCCGCGCTGCGCTCACACCCGGTGCAGCCGTCTGACTTCCCGGCATATCCCCTTGTTCGAGTGCGGAAAGTGCAAGCATCAAGCGTCGCCTTTGGTCGGCACAATTTTTGAAGGAACGCATCTGCCCTTGCTCAAGTGGTTCGAGGCCCTGGATTTGTTCCTGCTTGAGGGCGGCATCTCGGCGCTGCGGCTGCGCCAGGTGATCCGGGTTGCCTACAAGACCGCCTGGTCGATGCTGCACAAAATACGTCATGCCGTGGGGGAGTTCGATGCCCGGGAGCTGCTTTCCGGAGACGTGAAGGTGAACAGCGATCAGTACGGGCGTAATCCGTCCCGGTGTCAGCTTTCGCATCCGTACGCCTCGGCGGTCGTAGCCGGCTGCACGGTCACGGAGTCGGGCGAGCCGGAACAGGTCAAAATCCGCCTGGTGCCAAATAAGCGGGGAGGCGAAAAAAGGGCAAACCGTCACGATCTAACCGCGTTTATTAGCGGGCATGTGGATGTCCGTACATCGGCGGTACAATTGTTCCCTCAGGCCTTTCGGCTGTATGCGCCTTTGCGGAGAGTGGTGAGAGAGGCTTGGGAATCGCTGAAGAGTACGTATGGAGCCTTGGGACTGAAACATCTGCAGGCGTACCTGAACGAATACACCGGACGCCGCCGACTGCGCCTGCAAGGAGGACTGCCCGGAGCGGAAGAAACGATGCGGCCGAAGTTACTGCGCATGTGTGTGGCAATTCCGGCGATCCCTTACCGCCGGCTGATCGCGCGCCAACCGAACCAGCCCCTTGCGGTTGCGGCCTGA
- a CDS encoding response regulator, with protein MNRYKVLIVDDHFVVREGLKLILETDERFEVIGEAENGEIAVQLAHELNPDVILMDLNMPVMSGLEAMKLLNNSGSRIPVIILTTYNEDDLIANGLALGAKGYLLKDTGRDHLFRTIESAMRGETLLQADILAKALAAKEHREDTPRKEQVSSLTEKEVQVLQFVARGYKSKEIAFDMGISERTVKAYLTNIYNKLGVDSRSQAVATALERGILHP; from the coding sequence ATGAACCGGTATAAAGTGCTGATTGTCGACGATCATTTCGTCGTGAGAGAAGGACTCAAGCTGATTCTGGAAACCGATGAGAGATTCGAGGTCATCGGTGAAGCGGAGAACGGGGAGATTGCCGTTCAGCTGGCTCATGAACTCAACCCGGATGTGATTTTAATGGACCTGAATATGCCCGTCATGAGCGGGCTGGAAGCCATGAAGCTGTTGAATAACAGCGGCAGCCGCATTCCGGTCATTATTTTGACGACTTATAACGAAGATGATCTTATCGCTAACGGCCTTGCTTTGGGGGCGAAAGGTTATTTGCTCAAAGATACGGGCCGGGATCATCTGTTCCGTACGATCGAATCGGCGATGCGAGGAGAGACGCTGCTGCAGGCCGATATTTTGGCCAAAGCGCTGGCTGCGAAAGAGCACCGGGAGGACACCCCGCGGAAGGAGCAGGTTTCTTCGCTTACCGAGAAAGAAGTTCAGGTCCTGCAGTTCGTCGCCCGCGGGTACAAAAGCAAAGAAATTGCTTTTGATATGGGCATTTCCGAGCGAACGGTTAAGGCGTATTTAACGAACATCTATAATAAACTGGGAGTTGATTCTCGGTCGCAAGCCGTAGCAACGGCTCTGGAACGGGGAATTCTTCATCCTTAA
- the iolD gene encoding 3D-(3,5/4)-trihydroxycyclohexane-1,2-dione acylhydrolase (decyclizing): MGNKIRLTTAQALVKFLNQQYIHVDGRETPFVEGIFTVFGHGNVLGIGQALEQDAGHLKVFQGKNEQGMAHAAIAYAKEKLRRKIFAVSTSSGPGSANLVTAAATALANNFPVLFLAADTFATRQPDPVLQQLEHEYSIAVTTNDALLPVSRYWDRVTRPEQLMSSLIRGFEALTDPAKSGPVTICIAQDVEGEAFDYDEAFFQKRVHYVDRLQPSERELEAAERLIRSSRKPLIVVGGGVKYSQARAELIAFSKEYGIPLVETQAGKSAVESTFANNLGGMGITGTLAANKAAKMADLVIGIGTRYTDFATSSKTAFDFEHTKFLNINVSRMQAYKLDGLQMVADAKAALSKLHERLRGYVSEFGPILAELKKEWNAERERLGRIEFKRSGFEPEIKGHFTQETMNEYADALGTELAQTTALIAINDTIDKDSIIISSAGSLPGDLQRLWASEVANTYHLEYGYSCMGYEICGALGVKLAHPEREVYSIVGDGSFLMLHSELVTAIQYDHKINILLFDNSGFGCINNLQMDHGSGSYYCEFRTKDNRIMNIDYAKVAEAYGAKVYRANTAQELKLALEDAKKQTTSTLIDMKVLPKTMTDGYDSWWHVGVAEVADKESIRRAYRRKVEMLKKSKQY; encoded by the coding sequence ATGGGGAATAAGATCAGATTGACCACGGCGCAAGCCTTGGTCAAGTTTCTAAATCAGCAGTATATTCATGTTGACGGCCGGGAAACACCGTTTGTTGAAGGCATATTCACCGTTTTCGGCCATGGCAATGTGCTTGGCATCGGACAGGCGCTGGAGCAGGATGCCGGCCATTTGAAAGTTTTTCAAGGCAAAAACGAACAAGGTATGGCTCATGCCGCCATAGCGTATGCCAAAGAGAAGCTGCGGCGGAAAATTTTTGCGGTGTCTACCTCGTCCGGACCGGGGTCCGCCAATCTGGTGACCGCGGCCGCCACGGCGCTGGCCAATAACTTTCCCGTTCTGTTTCTGGCTGCGGATACTTTCGCCACCAGACAACCTGACCCGGTACTGCAGCAGCTGGAGCATGAATACAGCATCGCGGTTACGACCAACGATGCGCTGCTGCCCGTTTCCCGCTACTGGGACCGGGTGACGCGCCCGGAACAGTTAATGAGCAGCCTGATACGAGGCTTTGAAGCGCTGACCGATCCGGCCAAGAGCGGACCGGTCACCATCTGCATTGCCCAGGATGTTGAGGGAGAAGCTTTCGATTATGATGAAGCCTTCTTCCAAAAACGCGTCCATTATGTGGATCGCCTGCAGCCAAGCGAACGGGAACTGGAAGCGGCGGAGCGGTTGATTCGCAGCAGCCGTAAACCGTTGATTGTTGTGGGCGGAGGCGTGAAATATTCGCAGGCGCGCGCAGAGCTTATCGCTTTCTCCAAGGAGTACGGGATTCCGTTGGTAGAGACGCAGGCCGGCAAGTCGGCCGTGGAAAGCACATTTGCCAACAATCTGGGGGGCATGGGCATTACGGGGACACTGGCCGCGAACAAGGCGGCCAAAATGGCGGATTTGGTAATCGGTATCGGTACCCGGTACACCGACTTTGCCACTTCGTCCAAGACGGCGTTTGACTTCGAGCATACGAAGTTTCTGAATATTAATGTCAGCCGTATGCAGGCTTACAAGTTGGATGGCTTGCAAATGGTGGCGGATGCCAAAGCCGCTTTAAGCAAACTTCACGAGCGCTTGCGCGGATATGTGAGCGAGTTTGGGCCGATACTTGCGGAACTGAAAAAGGAATGGAATGCCGAGCGTGAACGTTTGGGCCGGATTGAGTTTAAACGTTCGGGTTTCGAGCCGGAAATCAAGGGGCATTTTACGCAGGAGACGATGAACGAATATGCGGACGCGCTTGGCACGGAGCTGGCGCAGACCACGGCGCTGATCGCCATCAATGACACGATTGACAAGGACAGCATTATCATTTCTTCCGCCGGTTCTTTACCGGGAGATCTGCAGCGGCTTTGGGCGTCCGAAGTGGCGAATACGTATCACTTGGAGTATGGCTACTCTTGCATGGGATACGAAATCTGCGGCGCCTTGGGCGTCAAGCTGGCCCATCCCGAGCGGGAGGTTTACTCGATCGTAGGCGACGGCAGTTTCCTGATGCTGCACTCGGAGCTGGTCACAGCGATTCAATATGATCACAAAATCAACATCTTGCTGTTTGACAATTCGGGCTTCGGGTGTATCAACAATTTACAGATGGATCATGGCTCCGGCAGCTATTACTGCGAGTTCAGGACGAAGGACAACCGGATCATGAACATCGATTACGCCAAAGTAGCCGAAGCGTACGGCGCCAAGGTTTATCGAGCGAACACCGCCCAAGAACTCAAGCTGGCGCTGGAGGATGCCAAGAAGCAGACGACCTCTACGCTGATCGACATGAAGGTGTTGCCGAAGACAATGACGGACGGCTATGACAGCTGGTGGCATGTCGGGGTTGCCGAGGTAGCGGACAAAGAGAGCATCCGGCGGGCGTATCGGCGGAAGGTGGAGATGTTGAAGAAATCCAAGCAGTATTAA
- a CDS encoding tautomerase family protein produces MPLLRFDVIEGRSPEELRKLLDAAHDAMVEAFQVPVTDRYQIVHQHPAHEMIIEDTGLGFKRTDQVVVISIVSKERTPAQKERLYKLLAERLKQECGIEPTDVIISLVQNGPADWSFGMGEAQFLTGKL; encoded by the coding sequence ATGCCGTTATTACGCTTTGACGTTATTGAAGGACGCAGCCCGGAGGAATTGAGAAAACTGCTGGACGCGGCTCATGATGCGATGGTCGAGGCCTTCCAGGTTCCGGTTACCGACCGGTATCAGATCGTGCATCAGCATCCTGCCCATGAGATGATCATTGAAGATACAGGCTTGGGTTTTAAGCGGACCGATCAGGTTGTCGTGATCAGCATCGTAAGCAAAGAGCGGACACCGGCGCAGAAAGAACGATTGTACAAGCTGCTGGCTGAACGTCTCAAGCAGGAATGCGGTATTGAGCCAACCGATGTGATCATCTCGCTGGTACAGAACGGACCGGCGGATTGGAGCTTCGGCATGGGGGAAGCCCAATTTCTAACCGGAAAGCTGTAA
- a CDS encoding sugar phosphate isomerase/epimerase family protein, whose translation MIIAYDPTHYRDNTTIEEMVDKVARLGYEYIELSPREDFCPFYKYPKVDKAKIASLKKRLRDTGLKISSLLPLYYWAGPDEEQRQAAVRNWKRAIEIAVELDVDLMNSEFSGSKYNVRVCEEKFIKSMEELLPVFEREGIKLNLQAHPLDFIETNREAINMIRALDKDWIKLVYSTAHTFYYDDGIGDIEKMFDEAGDLLAHMLFADTFNHKAAFGLRYIVNPPDAEITIHQHLNIGEGEVDFAAIFKKLKEMKFDGIATNAVFAYPDKPEWSSEVTLKAMKEGLGLL comes from the coding sequence ATGATCATCGCTTATGACCCGACGCATTACAGAGACAACACAACGATTGAGGAAATGGTCGATAAGGTGGCGAGACTGGGCTACGAATATATTGAGCTGTCGCCGCGGGAAGATTTTTGTCCGTTTTATAAATATCCCAAGGTCGATAAAGCCAAAATCGCTTCCCTGAAAAAAAGATTGCGCGACACGGGGCTGAAAATCTCCTCATTATTGCCGCTATATTATTGGGCCGGTCCGGATGAGGAGCAAAGACAGGCGGCGGTGCGGAACTGGAAGCGCGCCATTGAAATCGCCGTAGAGCTTGATGTCGATTTGATGAACAGTGAATTCAGCGGCAGTAAATATAACGTACGGGTGTGCGAAGAGAAATTTATTAAATCGATGGAAGAGCTGCTGCCGGTCTTTGAACGGGAAGGAATCAAGCTGAATCTGCAAGCCCACCCCTTGGATTTTATCGAAACGAACAGGGAAGCGATCAACATGATTCGCGCTTTGGATAAAGATTGGATCAAGCTGGTCTACTCCACCGCCCACACTTTTTACTATGACGACGGAATCGGCGACATCGAGAAGATGTTTGACGAAGCCGGAGATTTGCTGGCCCATATGTTGTTCGCCGATACGTTTAATCATAAAGCGGCCTTCGGATTGCGCTATATCGTAAATCCGCCGGACGCCGAAATTACCATTCATCAGCATTTAAACATTGGCGAAGGAGAGGTCGACTTTGCGGCAATCTTCAAAAAGCTGAAGGAAATGAAATTTGACGGCATTGCCACCAACGCGGTGTTTGCTTATCCGGACAAACCCGAGTGGTCCAGCGAGGTTACGTTGAAGGCGATGAAGGAAGGCTTGGGATTGCTTTAA